The following are encoded in a window of Actinomycetota bacterium genomic DNA:
- a CDS encoding 3-isopropylmalate dehydratase large subunit (catalyzes the isomerization between 2-isopropylmalate and 3-isopropylmalate in leucine biosynthesis) produces the protein SRAILLDAIAAGHIQTLVEAGAALVTPGCGPCVGTHNGVPSDGENVISTANRNFKGRMGNSSAFIYLGSPATVAASVIEGVITDPRKYFE, from the coding sequence CGTCGCGCGCGATCCTGCTCGACGCCATCGCGGCCGGCCACATACAGACGCTCGTCGAGGCCGGCGCCGCGCTGGTCACGCCGGGCTGCGGCCCGTGCGTGGGCACGCACAACGGCGTGCCGAGCGACGGCGAGAACGTCATCAGCACCGCCAACCGCAACTTCAAGGGCCGCATGGGCAACAGCAGCGCGTTCATCTACCTCGGCAGCCCTGCGACCGTCGCCGCGTCGGTGATCGAAGGCGTCATCACCGACCCGCGGAAGTACTTCGAGTAG